The DNA segment CCAGCAGCAGGCCCAGCGCGTTCCGATTCCAACGCGTCCAGGGAGTCGAACAACACGTTCAGCGCCTGTTTCACACCGGGGCCGCCGGCCTGAGACACGTATTCCAGCAAGCTTGCGTCCGCTTTGGGGTTGATGACCAGCCACCGGCGCAATTCCGGTTCGTCACGCGCAATACGCCACAACACTTCGATCGCCGTTTCCGGATCGGCCGCGAGCGCCGGCGTCAATGCCAACGGCGGTGCCGGCGGTTCCAATTCGCCGGTCGGTTTGCCTACCTGTGTGGAGTGTTTGGAATCGTACGCGCCTAATTGTTTCAGCCGGTTCGCTTGGCGCAGTAAGCGAAGGCGCTGCTTCTTTGCCGTCTGACTCCCCTTTTTTGCAATCGTCACCCTTGTAAATATTGGCATTGTTCGCGCTCCCCTTTCCCGCGCTCCCCTTCCGGCCAATTGTCCCCTCGTGTTTTCTGCTTCGCTTCGCTGCGCTCATCGCGGCTTACGTAATGTTTTCGCAACGGCATCATTGCCTGTCTTTCCCGCACTCTGGCATGGTGACGTTCCTCGTAATACATGCGGACGGTGTTCAAAAAGGCTTTGGCGTGCGGCACCGTCGTGGCGCATGGATTCGCTCCAAGAATGGCGGCGCAGTCGTCCGGCGTGAACCGGTATGTGTGCATGAGGTCGGCCACCCGATCGGCGAACACTGCGGCGCCTGGGCTTCTGTTGGCCATTGTCGCGATATCGCAGGCGGTCCGGGGCGGGCTGGTGATGTTGAGATCGCCGAGGGTCTGTACATGGTCGTGGTCGACTCTTCTGGCGAATACGCGTATGGGTCTACCGTGCCGCATGGTCCGGTAATGCGATCCG comes from the Bifidobacterium angulatum DSM 20098 = JCM 7096 genome and includes:
- a CDS encoding variant leucine-rich repeat-containing protein; the encoded protein is MTIAKKGSQTAKKQRLRLLRQANRLKQLGAYDSKHSTQVGKPTGELEPPAPPLALTPALAADPETAIEVLWRIARDEPELRRWLVINPKADASLLEYVSQAGGPGVKQALNVLFDSLDALESERAGPAAGSASGPTVSGAAA